The sequence AATCGCCCATGAAAACGGGGAAAAGTCAACGAATGTTGATGAAGCGTACTCGAAGATGCGAAAACAGGCGGACATCTGCGCACCATGGCGGTTCCCTCTGTCCAAGTTCAATCTAAATGCGCATTAAAATACAGACTCTAACTAATCTTTTTATTATTTGGTTTTCTTTGTTTGGATGTATTGATCCAAAAATTTTCAAAGAAGAATGCTGCTTCCCTCTTTGAAAGAAAGGCCTGAGGGGGAGATTTTATAAATGAAAATCCCCCTTTATTCCCCCTTTTTCAAAGGGGGAGGGTGCTCCCTTGATTATGGTAGGGAAAGAACGTTTACCCTTTTCTGTGGGTCTATATTTTTTAAATTTCAGGTTGTTGTCTTCACACCTTCTTCTCTGAGAAAAACCTGGTTTTATTTCGGGCTGGCTTCCGGGTATCTGTTCCTTGCTTTAGTCTATCTTTGGGTTCAATTAACGGGGTAATCCATCCATCATTCATCCAGGTTTGGGGATAGATTTTGGAGTTATGGTTTCAAGAATTTTTCCTTTACAACCTCTTTCACATTCTATTATAGTTACAGGCTATTGAAAAATTTTCTATTTCGTCTTTTTTTTTGTGTGTTTTAGGTCCCCCTCATGTTTAAATCCCCCCTAAGCGTCCTCTTTATCACAGTCTTTGTGGATCTTTTGGGATTTGGCATCGTCCTTCCCTTGGCTCCTTTTTATGCTGAATTTTACGGAGCTACAGGTTTTCACGTTGGACTGCTGATGATGGTCTATTCCCTGATGCAGTTTCTTTTTGCGCCCTTTTGGGGCATGCTCTCAGACCGGGTGGGCAGAAGACCCATTATTCTTTTAAGCCTTGCGGGGTCCAGTGTTTCTTATCTTATTTTCGGTTTAGCCCCTTCTTTATTTGTATTATTTCTCTCCCGAATTTTCGCAGGGATTTTTGGTGCCAGCATTTCAACAGCCCAAGCGTACATTGCCGATACAACCAAACCCGAAGACCGGGCGAAAGGGATGGGTTTAATTGGTGCGGCCTTCGGTCTTGGATTCATTTTAGGCCCGGCTGTAGGGGGGTTCTTTAGTCAATTTGGTTATGGGGTTCCCGCCTTTATTGCATCTGCCATTTGTTTTACAAATTTGCTTATTGCTTTTATCCGGCTTCCGGAGTCCTTAACCCCTGAGCGGAGGGGGATCGTTCCCCGGGGCCAACGGTATCACCCAAAGCAATTTGCAAAGGTATTTCAAAATTCAAATTTGGGTTTGGTCATTCTGTTGATGTTTTTTGCAACTTTCTCTTTTGCGAATTTTGAAGCTACTTTTGCACTTTTTACCGAACGGCGTTTTGAATTTACCTCTTCGGAGGTGGGATATCTTTTTGCCTATGTGGGGCTTTTGGTTGCCATCGTTCAAGGGGGGTTGGTGGGAAGGTTGGCTAAAATGTTTGGTGAAAGAGTTTTGGTTCGGGTTGGAATGTTCCTGATGGTGGCAGGTTTGGGACTTATTCCCTATGCACAGAATTTATGGATTCTTGCCATTGTGCTGGCGTTTTTGGCCGTTGGGCTGGGAATGAATACCCCTTCATTAAACAGCCTTATTACCCTTTACAGTGATCCCACCCGTCATGGCGGGATTCTTGGGGTTTCGCAATCGATTTCAAGTCTGGCCAGAATTTTGGGGCCCGCATGGGGAGGTTTCAGCTTTGACCGGGTTGGAATTTCTTCCCCCTATTTTACCGGGGGATTGGTCATGCTCCTT is a genomic window of Nitrospiria bacterium containing:
- a CDS encoding MFS transporter translates to MFKSPLSVLFITVFVDLLGFGIVLPLAPFYAEFYGATGFHVGLLMMVYSLMQFLFAPFWGMLSDRVGRRPIILLSLAGSSVSYLIFGLAPSLFVLFLSRIFAGIFGASISTAQAYIADTTKPEDRAKGMGLIGAAFGLGFILGPAVGGFFSQFGYGVPAFIASAICFTNLLIAFIRLPESLTPERRGIVPRGQRYHPKQFAKVFQNSNLGLVILLMFFATFSFANFEATFALFTERRFEFTSSEVGYLFAYVGLLVAIVQGGLVGRLAKMFGERVLVRVGMFLMVAGLGLIPYAQNLWILAIVLAFLAVGLGMNTPSLNSLITLYSDPTRHGGILGVSQSISSLARILGPAWGGFSFDRVGISSPYFTGGLVMLLAFLLSMLYLRKESLVEGIVEDPASPSG